CCTCAATACGCTGAACAACCAGCACCGTTGAGGCCACGCCCAGATCGCGACAGCCTTGCCCCGGGCGTGTTACAGGCGATGCCATCACATAGCAAAAGGCCCGGATCGCACGGATCCGGGCCTTTCTTCTAAGCGGTGATGCGCCCCTCTTACGGGTGATACGCGCTTTCGCCATGCGAGGTCTGGTCCAGACCCTGACGCTCTTCGTCTTGGCTGACGCGGAAGCCGACAAGGGCCTTGGTGATGTAGAGCAGGATGATCGAGCCGATCCCCGTCCACAGGATGGTCACGCCAATCGCCTTGATCTGCGCCATGACCTGTGCCGCCATCGTGCCTGCCTCGACCACATAGCCGGTACCGCCCAGCGACGGTGCGCACAGGATACCGGTGCCGATCGCGCCGACGATCCCGCCCACGCCGTGGATGCCGAAGACATCGAGGCTGTCGTCATAGCCGAACTTGTTCTTCACGGTAGTGACGAAGAAGTAGCAGAAGCCCGAAGCCACAGCGCCCAGAACAATCGCGCCAACCGGACCGGTGGTGCCACATGCCGGAGTGATCGCCACGAGGCCTGCAACCATCCCCGAGGCAGCGCCCAGCATCGACGCCTTGCCACGTGCCATCGATTCGATGAGGCACCATGCAAGGATCGCGCCAGCAGTGGCCACGAAGGTGTTGAACAGTGCCAGCGTTGCGCCGCCATTGGCTTCAAGGTTGGAGCCCGCGTTGAAGCCGAACCAGCCGACCCACAGCATCGCCGCACCCACCAGCGTCAGCGTCATCGAATGCGGTGCCATCATATCGCGGCCCAGACCGATGCGCGGCCCGATGAAGATCGCGGCAACAAGCGCAGCCACACCGGCATTGATATGCACCACGGTGCCTCCGGCAAAGTCGATTGCGCCCATGTTGAAGATCAGGCCTGCGCCATCCCACACCATATGGGCGATCGGGAAGTAGACGAAGGTGACCCAAAGCGCCGAGAAGACCAGAACGCCCGAGAATTTCACACGCTCGGCGAACCCGCCGATGAACAGCGCCGGAGTGATTGCGGCAAATGTCATCTGGAACGCGATAAAGACATATTCCGGCAGCACGACACCATCAGTGAAGGTGGCGGCGGTCGTGTCCGGCGTAACCCCTGC
The sequence above is drawn from the Thioclava sp. GXIMD4216 genome and encodes:
- a CDS encoding ammonium transporter, coding for MNKLLKSAALASAFALSALPALAQDATEAAAPVIDKGDVAWMMTASLLVLFMLVPGLALFYGGLVRTKNMLSILMQCTVVGAMVMVIWVVYGYSMAFGGGTSPFWGGFGKLFLAGVTPDTTAATFTDGVVLPEYVFIAFQMTFAAITPALFIGGFAERVKFSGVLVFSALWVTFVYFPIAHMVWDGAGLIFNMGAIDFAGGTVVHINAGVAALVAAIFIGPRIGLGRDMMAPHSMTLTLVGAAMLWVGWFGFNAGSNLEANGGATLALFNTFVATAGAILAWCLIESMARGKASMLGAASGMVAGLVAITPACGTTGPVGAIVLGAVASGFCYFFVTTVKNKFGYDDSLDVFGIHGVGGIVGAIGTGILCAPSLGGTGYVVEAGTMAAQVMAQIKAIGVTILWTGIGSIILLYITKALVGFRVSQDEERQGLDQTSHGESAYHP